Within Blattabacterium cuenoti, the genomic segment TTATCTAAAAATGCTTCTAAAATTCTAAAAAAACCAAAAATAGAAAGAGAATTTTTTAATATTTTATGGAAAGGATGGCTTATTCCTTCTACTCCAGTTATGGTGAATTTAGGAACAGAAAAAGGATTGCCTATCAGTTGTTTTTCAGGTAAAATTGGAGATAGTATGTATGAAATATATAGGAAAAATTTAGAAATGGCTATGTTGAGTAAACACGGAGGAGGAACTTCTTATGATTTTAGTCTCGTAAGACCTGTAGGAAGTTTTATAAAAAATGGGGCGTTGGGAACTTCTGATGGAATAATTCCTTTTATTAAATCATATGATAGTGCTATTGTCGCTAGCAAACAAGGAAGAACAAGAAGAGGTGCAGTTGCTATTTATTTAAATATAGAACACGAGGAATATCCAGAGTTTTTAAAAATAAGAGAACCTAAAGGAGATATTAATCGTCAATGTCATAATATTCATCAAGGTGTAATAATTTCTAATTCTTTTATGGAAAAAGTATTGAAAAATAATGGAAAAGAAAGAAAATTGTGGATCAATACCTTGAAAGAACGTGTAAAAACTGGAGAACCTTATCTTTTTTTTAAAGATAATGCCAATAAAAATCTTCCAGAAAACTGGAAAAAACATGGATTAAAAATCTATCATAGTAATCTTTGTTCAGAAATTATGTTGCCAACAGATGAAAATCACACTCTCGTATGTTGTCTTTCCTCATTAAACTTATTCAAATATATGGAATGGAAAAATACAAATACTGTGTTTTATGCTATTTTATTTTTAGATGCTGTTTTACAAGAATTTATAGACAAAGGAAAAAATATACAAGGAATAGAGGATGCTGTTCGTTTTGCGGAAAAAAGTAGAGCATTAGGATTAGGTGCTTTAGGTTGGCATTCCTATTTACAAGAAAAAATGATTCCATTCATATCTGTAGAATCTGAAATATTAACTCACAATATATTTAGATATATACAATTAGAGTCTCAAAAAGCAACTAAATATTTGGCTAAAGAATATGGAGAACCAGAATGGAATAGAGGAACAGGAAGAAGGAATTTGACTTTAATGGCTATGGCTCCGAATAGAAGTTCGGCCAAATTAGCAGGAGGACTTTCACAAGGGATAGAACCTTTAGCTGCAAATATTTATGTAGATGATGATGCAAAAGGAATGCATATTCGAAAAAATCCTCATTTAGAAAAAATTCTTATCCAAAATGGATATAACTTACCAGAAGTTTGGGAACAAATAGCTAATGAAAAAGGGTCTTGTTTGAATTTGACGACTCTTAATGAAAAAGAGAAAAATGTATTTAAATGTTTTAAGGAAATAAATCAATTAGGATTAATAAAACAAGCGAGCATACGACAAAAATATATTGATCAGGGTCAAAGTATCAATTTATCTTTTCATCAAAAGACTCCTGCAAAATTTATAAACAAAGTTCATGTTGAAGCTTGGAAAATAGGATTAAAAAGTCTTTATTATTATAGAAGTGAGAGTATTCTTCGTGCAGATAGTGGTGGTGCAAAAAATAGAGACTTATATTCAGAGTGTTTGTTATAATTCTCTACATTACAAGAAAAAAGGGCGGTGACTTACTCTCCCGGAATAACCAGTACCATCAGCGCTAATGTGTTTAACTTCTCTGTTCGGAATGGAAAGAGGTGGAGCCACATTGCTATAACCACCCATTTATATTTATTTTATATATTTATTTTCTATAGTCTATAAAAAATAGACATAACATACAATTATACACAATTCTTTTCGTTAAAAACGAAATAAAAGCTTATGGGTAATTAGTACTACTTAGCTATGACATTACTGTCTTTACACTTATAGCCTATCAACGTTGTCATCTTCAACGACCCTTAAAAGAAGCCTAATCTTGTGGTGAGTTTCGCACTTATATGCTTTCAGTGCTTATCTCTTCCGAACGTAGCTACTCAGCAATGCACCTGGCGATACAACTGATACACCATAGGTTCGTCCAATTCGGTCCTCTCGTACTAGAATCAGGTCCACTCAAGCTTCTAACGCTCGCAATAGATAGAGACCGAACTGTCTCACGACGTTCTGAACCCAGCTCGCGTGCCACTTTAATGGGCGAACAGCCCAACCCTTGGGACCTTCTCCAGCCCCAGGATGTGACGAGCCGACATCGAGGTGCCGAACCTCCCCGTCGATGTGAGCTCTTGGGGGAGACTAGCCTGTTATCCCCGGAGTACCTTTTATCCTTTGAGCGATGGCCCTTCCATGCGGAACCACCGGATCACTATGCCCTACTTTCGTACCTGATTGACTTGTAAGTCTCACAGTCAAGCACCCTTATGCCATTACACTCTACACACGATTACCAAACGTGTTGAGGGTACCTTTGGGAGCCTCCGTTACCTTTTTGGAGGCGACCACCCCAGTCAAACTACCCACCACGCAATGTCCTTAATAGTTAATTATCAAGTTAGATTTCAACTAAAAAAAGGGTGGTATTTCAAGGATGACTCCATACTACCTGACGATAATACTTCAAGGTCTCCCACCTATCCTACACATTTCTCAATCAAAACCAATACGAAGCTATAGTAAAGGTTCACAGGGTCTTTTCGTCCCATTGCGAGTAATCGGCATCTTCACCGATATTACAATTTCACCGAGCTCACGGCTGAGACAGTTTCCAGATCGTTACACCATTCGTGCAGGTCGGAACTTACCCGACAAGGAATTTCGCTACCTTAGGACCGTTATAGTTACGGCCGCCGTTTACTGGGGCTTCAGTCAAAAGCTTTGCTTAAAAGCTAACCTTTTCCTTTAACCTTCCAGTACTGGGCAGGTGTCAGACCCTATACATCATTTTTCAATTTAGCAGAGTCCTATGTTTTTGATAAACAGTCGCCTGGATATTTTCACTGCGGCCTTCCTATAGGAAGGCAACCTTTCTCCCGAAGTTACAGGTTTATTTTGCCTAGTTCCTTAGCCGTGAATCACTCGAGCACCTTAGGATACTCTCCTCAACTACCTGTGTCGGTTTTGGTACGGATCACTTTTATCTGAAGCTTAGAGGCTTTTCTTGGAAGCTCTTACCTGTGCTATCCACTCCCCCGAAGGTTTGTGGTACTATCATAGATCAGTAAAAACATACGGATTTTCCTATATATTTTATGCCTAACTATTTCAACGTACACTTCCGTCCGTACGCGACAGTTTCATAACTTCGTCCCCCCATCGCAATAAAAGCAAGTACCGGAATATTAACCGGTTTCCCATCGACTACACCTTTCGATTACATCTTAGGCCCCGACTAACCCTCAGTTGATTAACATAGCTGAGGAATCCTTAGTTTTTCGGTGTGCGGATTTCTCATCCGCATTATCGTTACTTATACCTACATTTTCTTTTGCAAAAACTCCACTATATTTCACAATATAGCTTCAACGTTATTGCAATGCTCCCCTACCGATTTTTCAATCCCATAGTTTCGGCGATATATTTATGCCCGATTATTATCCACGCTCAATCACTCGACTAGTGAGCTGTTACGCACTCTTTAAATGAATAGCTGCTTCCAAGCTAACATCCTAGCTGTCTGTGCAATTAAACCTCGTTTTTTCTACAACTTAATATATACTTAGGGGCCTTAACTGATGATCTGGGTTGTTTCCCTCTTGGACATGGACCTTAGCACCCATGCCCTCACTACCGTGAAACATAATAACAGCATTCGGAGTTTGTCAGGAATTAGTAGGCGATGAAACCCCTTCATCCAATCAGTAGCTCTACCTCTGTATTATTTAACACGATGCTGCACCTAAATGCATTTCGGGGAGTACGAGCTATCTCCGAGTTTGATTGGCCTTTCACCCCTACCCACAAGTCATCCGAAGACTTTTCAACGTCAACCGGTTCGGTCCTCCACTATGTGTTACCACAGCTTCAACCTGCTCATGGGTAGATCACTCGGTTTCGCGTCTAATTCTTCCGACTAAACGCCCTATTCAGACTCGCTTTCGCTACGGCTCCATAGCTGAACTACTTAACCTTGCCGAAAAAATTAACTCGTAGGTTCATTATGCAAAAGGCACGTCGTCACCTCACTAAAAGGCTCCGACAGATTGTAAGCATATGGTTTCAGGATCTATTTCACTCTTCTATTCGAAGTACTTTTCACCTTTCCCTCACGGTACTAGTTCACTATCGGTCTCTGAGTAGTATTTAGCCTTACCGGATGGTCCCGGTAGATTCAGACAAGATTTCCCGTGTCCCGTCCTAATCAGGTTCCTACTAGATGATTTCTTACATTTCGCATACAGGATTATCACCTTCTATGATTGGATTTTCCAAACCATTCTGCTATATAAAATATCTATCTTATTGTAGACCTACAACCCCATTGAAGATAAAACGACAATGGTTTAGGCTTTTCCGATTTCGCTCGCCACTACTAACGGAATCACTTTTGTTTTCTTTTCCTCTAGATACTTAGATGTTTCAGTTCTCTAGGTTTGCATTACTTTATTAAAAGTAACATCATACTATTAATATGATAGGTTCCCCCATTCGGACATCTGCGGATCAATTCGTATGTGCCAATTCCCGCAGCTTATCGCAGCTTATCACGTCCTTCTTCGCCTCTCAGAGCCAAGGCATCCACCATACGCCCTTATTTAGCTTTTTTCTTATTTCGTAAATAACGACCTCAATTGTTTCATTGTATGTTATGTCAAAGAACAAATCAAAAATGGAGAATATCGGAGTTGAACCGATGACCTCCTGCGTGCAAAGCAGGCGCTCTAGCCAGCTGAGCTAATTCCCCTAATAACACAAAAATAGTCTCGCGCGGAATTGAACCGCGGACCTCTACATTATCAGTGTAGCGCTCTAACCGTCTGAGCTACGAGACTGATACTGAAAAAAAATAGATATCAATCTCATCTCTACTTCTACTTTATCTTACATCTTCTTATACTTAAAGAAAATATTTATACTTAAATTAAAATTAGAAAAACTTCTAGCCTAATTCCTTGAAATCTTTAATAAGAAGAAAAATCCTCTAAAAAAAGAGATGTTCCAGCCGCACCTTCCGGTACGGCTACCTTGTTACGACTTAGCCCCAGTTATCGATTCTACCTTAAGCAGTTCCTTTTACGGTCACCGATTTCAGGTCTCCCCGACTTCCATGGCTTGACGGGCGGTGTGTACAAGGCCCGGGAACGTATTCACCGCATCATGGCTGATATGCGATTACTAGCGATTCCAACTTCATGGAGTCGAGTTGCAGACTCCAATCCGAACTGAGATCGGCTTTTAGAGATTGGCTTCTGATTACCCAGTAGCAACCCTTTGTACCGACCATTGTAGCACGTGTGTAGCCCAAGGTATAAGAGCCGTGATGATTTGACGTCATCCCCACCTTCCTCTCGACTTACGTCGGCAGTCTTGTTAGAGTCCCCGACTTAACTCGCTGGCAACTAACAATGAGGGTTGCGCTCGTTGAGGGACTTAACCCAACACCTCACGGCACGAGCTGACGACAACCATGCAGCATCTTGTACTCCGTCCGAAGACTAAACTATTTCTAGCTTATTCGTAGTCCATTTAAACCTTGGTAAGGTTCCTCGCGTATCATCGAATTAAACCACATGCTCCACCGCTTGTGCGGGCCCCCGTCAATTCCTTTGAGTTTCAGCCTTGCGGCCGTACTCCCCAGGTGGATCACTTATCACTTTCGCTTGGCCACTGAATATTAAAATCCAACAACTAGTGATCATCGTTTACGGCGTGGACTACCAGGGTATCTAATCCTGTTTGCTCCCCACGCTTTCGTGCCTCAGCGTCAGTATAGACTTAGTAACCTGCTTTCGCGATCGGTGTTCTGTGTGATATCTATGCATTTCACCGCTACACCACACATTCCAGCTACTCCAATCTCACTCAAAGTCTACCAGTATCAATAGCCATTTTAACAGTTAAGCTGCAATATTTCACTACTGACTTAATAAACCGCCTACGCACCCTTTAAACCCAATAAATCCGGATAACGCTTGTGTCCTCCGTATTACCGCGGCTGCTGGCACGGAGTTTGCCGACACTTATTCGTACAGTACATTCACAATCTCTATCTCGTAGAAATCTTTATTCCTATACAAAAGCAGTTTACAACCCATAAGGCATTCTTCCTGCACGCGACGTGGCTGGTTCAGAGTTTCCTCCATTGACCAATATTCCTCACTGCTGCCTCCCGTAGGAGTCTGGTCCGTGTCTCAGTACCAGTGTGGGGGATCACCCTCTCAGGCCCCCTACCGATCATCGTCTTGGTAGGCCTTTACCCTAACCAACTAACTAATCGGACGCACGCCCATCTTTTGCCACATTTCTGTTTTAATAATTTCATCATGCGATAAAATTATATTATAGAATATTAATCCAAGTTTCCTCAGGCTATTTTCTAGCAAAAGGTAGGTTGCATACGTGTTACGCACCCGTTCGCCGGTCGCCATCAAAATCTACATAACATAGATTTCATGTTGCCCCTCGACTTGCATGTGTTAAGCCCGCCGCTAGCGTTCATCCTGAGCCAGGATCAAACTCTTCGTTGTAAAAAAATAATAATATCAAAATACGCAAAAACCTTATTAAAAACCCTTAGAATCAGGTCTAGAAGCGATTTCCATTATACTAAAGAACAATAAATACAAGTATACACTTTTTTAAAAAAAAAAAAAAATTTCACACAAGTAAAAGAACAAATATATATATTTTTTATAAAAAAAAACGGACCTTATATTTGATAATTCAATATTAATAATATTATTTATAACATGAGAACTTCAGATTTTGACTTTATATTTCCATCAAATCTTTTAGCCTACCAACCAACTAGAGAAAGAGATGAATCCAAATTAATGGTTATTCATAGAATAAATAATAAAATTGAACACAAATTATTTAAAGATTTACATCAGTACTTTGAAGAAGGAGATACTTTAATACTTAACAATACAAAAGTTTTTCCAGCAAGATTATTTGGAAATAAAGAAAAAACAGAAGCAAAAATAGAAGTTTTTTTGCTCAGAGAATTAGATTCTCAAGATAGAACTTGGGATGTTTTAGTAGATCCTGCAAGAAAAGTCAGAGTGGGAAACAAATTAAATTTTGGAAATGGATTAACTGGAGAAGTTATAGATAATACAACTTCTAGAGGAAGAATTATACAACTTCATTTTAATGGAAATCATGAAGAACTTATAAAAAAAATAAAAGAATTAGGAAAAACTCCTTTACCTAAATATATTAACAGACCACCAGACAAAAACGATAAAGAAAGATATCAAACTGTTTATGCAAAAAAAGAAGGATCCGTAGCAGCTCCTACGGCAGGACTTCATTTTTCAAAACATTTATTGAAAATATTAGAAATAAAAGGAGTAAACTTAGTTGAAGTGACTTTGCATCTCGGATTGGGAAGCTTCTTACCAGTAGAAGTAGAAGATATATCTAAACACAAAATGGATTCTGAAAAATGTTTTATAAACAAAAACATATGCGATATAGTGAATCAAGCAATATGTAAAAAAAAACGGATATGTGCAGTAGGAACTTCATCTATGCGTGCTATTGAAAGTTCAGTGTCTTCCAGTAAATTTTTAAATCCTTTTTCTGGATGGACCAATAAATTTATATTTCCTCCCTATAATTTTAGTATAGCGAATTCTATGATTACAAATTTTCATATGCCTAAATCAACATTACTTATGATGACAGTAGCTTTTGCAGAATATGATTTAATTATGAAAGCATATCAAACAGCTATACAAGAAAAATATAGATTTTATTCTTATGGAGATGTAATGTTAATTCTGTAATTAAAATTAATCAACTAACATAACTATAAAGTTAAGAATAATAATATTTTAATTCATAAAAATGACAAAAAAAATACTTGAAAAAATAAAAATCTCTATAAAAGAAGAAATGGAAATTTTTGAAAAACAATTCATTTCTATTTTGATAGAAAGTAAAGTTTCTCTTATAAATCAAATGTCTCATTATATTCTTCACAGAAAAGGAAAACAAATTCGTCCTATGTTTGTTTTTTTAATTGCTAAAATGTTAGGAGGAAAAACACAAAAAAAAACATATCATACTGCATCTTTGATAGAACTAATTCACACAGCAACTTTAGTACATGATGATGTTATAGATAATAGTAAACTTAGACGTGGTTTTTTTTCTATCAATGCAATATGGAAAAATAAAATAGCTGTATTATTCGGAGATTATTTACTCTCTCAAAGTCTTTTGATAGCTACAAATAATAATTACCATGACCTTCTTAAAATTATTTGTAAAACCATAAAACACATGAGCGAAGGGGAATTACTACAAATGGAAAAATCTAAAAAATTAGATATAACTGAAAACAGTTACAACAAAATCATTTATCATAAAACTGCTAGTTTAATTGCAGCTTCCTGTGAAGGAGGAGCACGTTCAATTAATGCAGATGAAAATACAGCATTAAAAATGAGGAAATTTGGAGTATTAATTGGAATTGCTTTCCAAATAAAAGATGATTTATTTGATTATACAGAAGATATATCTCAAAAAAATATAATAGGAAAACCTATAGGAATTGATTTAAAAGAAAAAAAAATAACACTTCCACTTATTTATGCCATTAAAAATGCTTCTCAAGAAGAAAAAAAATGGATACTAAATTCCATAAAAAATTATGATGAAAAAAAAAAAATAAAATTATTGCTTATGTTAAAAAATCTGGAGGATTGGAATATGCTTATAAAAAAATGATAAAATTTCGGAACAATGCATTAAAAATATTAGAACTTTATCCAGAAAGCAAAATTAAAAATGCTTTAAAAACAATGGTTAATTTTATTGTTGAAAGAAATAAATAATTTCAAATTCGTTTTGAAAAATGAAAGAAAATTTAGTAATTGTAGAATCCCCTACAAAAGCAAATACTATACAAATATTCTTAGGAAAAAATTTTCACGTAGTTCCTAGTTATGGACATCTTATTGATTTACCAGAAAAAGAAATAGGAATTAACATACTTGAAAATTTTCATCCTAATTATGTTGTACTTCCTAAAAAAAAGAAAATAGTTAGAAATCTTAAATCTTTAATTAAAGATTATAAATTAGTTTGGTTAGCTTCTGATGAAGATCGCGAAGGAGAAGCGATTGCATATCAAATATACAAAATATTAAATATTCCTAATGAAAAATTTAGAAGGATAGTTTTTCACGAAATTACAAAAAAAGCTATTCTTCATGCTATAGAAAATCCTAGATTAATAAATTACAATTTGGTTTATGCTCAACAAGCAAGACGTATTTTAGATAGATTAGTAGGATTCCAATTATCTCCTATTTTATGGAAAAAAATTAATACGGGACTTTCCGCAGGAAGAGTTCAATCTGCAGCAGTCAGACTCATAGTAGAACGTGAACAAAAGATTCAAAATTTTATCCCTACTCCAGTTTACCAAATCCACGGAATTTTTACAGATCTAAAAAAGAAAACAATTTTAAATGCAAAATTAGAAAAAAAGATAGAAAGTAAAGAGGAAATGAAAAATATTCTAATGTCATGTAAAAATGCTTTCTTTTTAGTAAAAAATATTATTACTAAATATGAAAAAAAAACTCCTTCTCCTCCATTTACTACATCTTCTTTACAGCAAGAGGCTAGTCAAAAACTAAACTTTTCTATATCAAAAACCATGTTTCTTGCACAAAAATTGTATGAAAAAGGATATATCACATATATTCGCACTGATAGTACAAATCTATCAAAAGATATTCT encodes:
- the queA gene encoding tRNA preQ1(34) S-adenosylmethionine ribosyltransferase-isomerase QueA → MRTSDFDFIFPSNLLAYQPTRERDESKLMVIHRINNKIEHKLFKDLHQYFEEGDTLILNNTKVFPARLFGNKEKTEAKIEVFLLRELDSQDRTWDVLVDPARKVRVGNKLNFGNGLTGEVIDNTTSRGRIIQLHFNGNHEELIKKIKELGKTPLPKYINRPPDKNDKERYQTVYAKKEGSVAAPTAGLHFSKHLLKILEIKGVNLVEVTLHLGLGSFLPVEVEDISKHKMDSEKCFINKNICDIVNQAICKKKRICAVGTSSMRAIESSVSSSKFLNPFSGWTNKFIFPPYNFSIANSMITNFHMPKSTLLMMTVAFAEYDLIMKAYQTAIQEKYRFYSYGDVMLIL
- a CDS encoding ribonucleoside-diphosphate reductase subunit alpha, with amino-acid sequence METHPIAEKEGWKVGKDIPIWANNELYLTTIKGGYLLDGETPFEAYKRLSKNASKILKKPKIEREFFNILWKGWLIPSTPVMVNLGTEKGLPISCFSGKIGDSMYEIYRKNLEMAMLSKHGGGTSYDFSLVRPVGSFIKNGALGTSDGIIPFIKSYDSAIVASKQGRTRRGAVAIYLNIEHEEYPEFLKIREPKGDINRQCHNIHQGVIISNSFMEKVLKNNGKERKLWINTLKERVKTGEPYLFFKDNANKNLPENWKKHGLKIYHSNLCSEIMLPTDENHTLVCCLSSLNLFKYMEWKNTNTVFYAILFLDAVLQEFIDKGKNIQGIEDAVRFAEKSRALGLGALGWHSYLQEKMIPFISVESEILTHNIFRYIQLESQKATKYLAKEYGEPEWNRGTGRRNLTLMAMAPNRSSAKLAGGLSQGIEPLAANIYVDDDAKGMHIRKNPHLEKILIQNGYNLPEVWEQIANEKGSCLNLTTLNEKEKNVFKCFKEINQLGLIKQASIRQKYIDQGQSINLSFHQKTPAKFINKVHVEAWKIGLKSLYYYRSESILRADSGGAKNRDLYSECLL